Proteins from a single region of Chromobacterium sp. ATCC 53434:
- a CDS encoding fumarate hydratase has protein sequence MTIIRQEDFIQSIADAFQYISCYHPKDYIDALYQAYLNEESAAAKDAMAQILVNSRMCAEGRRPICQDTGIAVVFLKVGMKVQWDAQLGVQEMVNEGVRRAYNHPDNKLRASVLLDPAGKRQNSKDNTPAVVHFEIVEGDQVDVICAAKGGGSENKSKMVMLNPSDSIVDWVLKTVPTMGAGWCPPGILGLGIGGTPEKAMLLAKESLMDHVDIHELKARSAAGAELSRVESLRLELFDKVNALGIGAQGLGGLTTVLDVKILDYPTHAASLPVAMIPNCAATRHIHFHLDGSGPAHLETPSLEDWPDITYDPSNGKRVDLDKITKEEVASWQPGDVLLLNGKILTGRDAAHKRMIDMLNKGEKLPVDFTNRFIYYVGPVDPVREEVVGPAGPTTATRMDKFTRQMLEQTGLLGMIGKAERGPAAIEAIRDNKAVYLMAVGGSAYLVSKAIKASKVVGFADLGMEAIYEFEVKDMPVTVAVDSCGTSVHNTGPAEWRVKIGKIPVSAG, from the coding sequence ATGACCATCATCCGCCAGGAAGACTTCATCCAGAGCATTGCCGATGCCTTCCAGTACATCAGCTGCTACCACCCGAAAGACTATATCGACGCGCTGTATCAGGCTTATCTGAACGAGGAGAGCGCCGCCGCCAAGGACGCGATGGCGCAGATCCTGGTCAACAGCCGCATGTGCGCCGAGGGCCGCCGGCCGATCTGTCAGGATACCGGCATCGCCGTGGTCTTCCTGAAGGTCGGCATGAAAGTGCAGTGGGACGCCCAACTCGGCGTGCAGGAGATGGTCAACGAGGGCGTGCGCCGCGCGTACAACCACCCGGACAACAAGCTGCGCGCCTCGGTGCTGCTGGATCCGGCTGGCAAGCGCCAGAACTCCAAGGACAACACCCCGGCCGTCGTGCATTTCGAGATCGTCGAAGGCGACCAGGTGGACGTGATCTGCGCGGCCAAGGGCGGCGGCTCGGAGAACAAGTCCAAGATGGTCATGCTGAACCCGTCCGACTCCATCGTCGACTGGGTGCTGAAGACCGTGCCGACGATGGGCGCCGGCTGGTGTCCGCCGGGCATTCTCGGCCTGGGCATAGGCGGCACGCCGGAGAAGGCGATGCTGCTGGCCAAGGAAAGCCTGATGGACCATGTCGACATCCACGAGTTGAAGGCCAGGTCCGCCGCCGGCGCCGAGCTGTCCCGCGTCGAGTCGCTGCGCCTGGAGCTGTTCGACAAGGTCAACGCGCTGGGCATCGGCGCCCAGGGCCTGGGCGGCCTGACCACGGTGCTGGACGTCAAGATCCTCGATTACCCGACCCACGCGGCGTCCTTGCCGGTGGCGATGATCCCGAACTGCGCCGCCACCCGCCACATCCATTTCCACCTGGACGGCAGCGGCCCGGCCCATCTGGAAACCCCGAGCCTGGAAGACTGGCCGGACATCACCTACGATCCGTCCAACGGCAAGCGCGTCGATCTGGACAAAATCACCAAGGAAGAAGTGGCCAGCTGGCAGCCGGGCGACGTGCTGCTGCTGAACGGCAAGATCCTGACCGGCCGCGACGCCGCCCACAAGCGCATGATCGACATGCTGAACAAGGGCGAGAAGCTGCCGGTAGACTTCACCAACCGCTTCATCTACTACGTCGGCCCGGTTGATCCGGTGCGTGAAGAAGTCGTCGGCCCGGCCGGCCCGACCACCGCCACGCGGATGGACAAGTTCACCCGCCAGATGCTGGAGCAGACCGGTTTGCTCGGCATGATAGGCAAGGCCGAGCGCGGCCCGGCGGCGATAGAGGCGATCCGGGACAACAAGGCGGTCTATCTGATGGCCGTCGGCGGCTCCGCCTACCTGGTGTCGAAGGCGATCAAGGCGTCCAAGGTGGTGGGCTTCGCCGACCTGGGCATGGAGGCGATCTACGAATTCGAGGTCAAGGACATGCCGGTGACGGTGGCGGTCGATTCCTGTGGCACCTCGGTGCACAACACCGGCCCGGCCGAATGGCGGGTCAAGATCGGCAAGATTCCGGTCAGCGCCGGTTGA
- a CDS encoding class I SAM-dependent methyltransferase, whose translation MAPGSVATFSLYSDLYARFRPSYPEALYNWLLPLCPGYLRAWDCATGSGQTAVRLGESFARVDATDISPAQLSAAEPHTQVYYRECPAEVTPFDDGCFDLICVSQALHWFHHPSFWPEVQRVLKPGGLFAAWGYHHCVVSPEIDRACGVLWSIIEPFWSSRCQLLWDDFRGSGCPFPLLKAPSFTIANEWTLDHFLGFLNTTSASKLCKQALGESILDEACLRIARAWGEEGRIRRVELPLHLMVARKDDAPAFGGRY comes from the coding sequence ATGGCGCCCGGTTCCGTCGCAACCTTCAGCCTCTATTCCGATCTGTATGCGCGTTTTCGCCCATCGTATCCGGAGGCCTTGTACAACTGGCTGCTGCCGTTGTGTCCCGGCTACCTGCGGGCGTGGGACTGCGCCACAGGCAGCGGACAGACCGCCGTCCGGCTGGGCGAGAGTTTCGCCCGCGTCGACGCCACCGATATCAGCCCAGCCCAGTTGTCGGCGGCCGAGCCGCATACCCAGGTGTATTACCGCGAGTGTCCGGCCGAGGTGACGCCGTTCGACGACGGCTGTTTCGATCTGATCTGCGTGTCGCAGGCCCTGCACTGGTTCCACCATCCGTCGTTCTGGCCGGAGGTGCAGCGGGTGCTGAAGCCCGGCGGCCTCTTCGCCGCCTGGGGCTATCACCATTGCGTGGTGTCGCCGGAGATAGACCGCGCCTGCGGCGTGCTGTGGTCCATCATCGAGCCGTTCTGGTCCAGCCGCTGCCAACTGCTGTGGGACGATTTCCGCGGCAGCGGCTGTCCGTTCCCGCTGCTGAAGGCGCCCAGCTTCACCATCGCCAACGAGTGGACGCTGGACCATTTCCTCGGCTTTCTCAACACCACCTCGGCCAGCAAGCTGTGCAAGCAGGCCTTGGGGGAAAGCATCCTGGACGAGGCCTGTCTGCGCATCGCCCGCGCCTGGGGCGAAGAGGGGCGCATCCGCCGCGTCGAGCTGCCGCTGCACCTGATGGTGGCGCGCAAGGACGACGCGCCGGCCTTCGGCGGCCGCTACTGA
- a CDS encoding DUF2721 domain-containing protein, translating to MHSALNLTTPALLFPAVSLLLLAYTNRFLGLASIIRNLYEEYRDSRDPKILRQIGNLRTRITLIKWMQFMGIGSLFLCAVAMFQIYTGWQAWGELTFGVSLLCMIASLAVSLLELVRSSDALNILLSDLQAEYDRQR from the coding sequence ATGCATTCCGCACTGAACCTGACCACGCCGGCGCTGCTGTTTCCCGCCGTTTCACTGCTGCTGCTGGCTTACACCAACCGCTTTCTCGGCCTGGCGAGCATCATCCGCAATCTGTACGAGGAATACCGCGACAGCCGCGACCCGAAGATTCTGCGCCAGATCGGCAATCTGCGCACCCGCATCACGCTGATCAAGTGGATGCAGTTCATGGGCATAGGCAGCCTGTTCCTGTGCGCGGTGGCGATGTTCCAGATCTACACCGGCTGGCAGGCCTGGGGCGAGCTGACCTTCGGCGTCAGCCTGCTGTGCATGATCGCGTCGCTGGCGGTGTCCCTGCTGGAGCTGGTGCGCTCGTCCGACGCGCTCAACATCCTGCTGTCCGACCTGCAGGCGGAATACGACCGCCAGCGCTAA
- a CDS encoding L,D-transpeptidase, whose product MRNLLAALLACLPLLVHAADDGPAAMLLRAEIDAPLQATHANARHYGRPWIWVGVKSQTLRLLDGWGLVQREYRVSTAKNGVGETSGSYQTPRGWHTVCDKLGDGAAENTIIFRRQVTPWKYTPELHAQYPNKDWILTRILWLCGQEPGFNQGGSVDSYERAIYIHGAGEHVPWGSPSSLGCVRMKNHDVIELFDAVETGIDVWIDENS is encoded by the coding sequence ATGAGAAACCTGCTCGCCGCGCTCCTGGCCTGCCTGCCGCTGCTGGTCCACGCCGCCGACGACGGCCCCGCCGCCATGCTGCTGCGCGCCGAAATCGACGCGCCGCTGCAAGCGACCCATGCCAACGCCCGCCACTACGGCCGGCCGTGGATCTGGGTCGGCGTCAAGTCGCAGACGCTGCGGCTGCTGGACGGCTGGGGCCTGGTGCAACGGGAATACCGGGTATCGACGGCGAAGAACGGCGTAGGCGAGACCAGCGGCAGCTACCAGACGCCGCGCGGCTGGCACACCGTCTGCGACAAGCTGGGCGACGGCGCGGCGGAAAACACCATCATTTTCCGCCGTCAGGTGACGCCGTGGAAATACACGCCGGAACTGCACGCGCAGTATCCGAACAAGGACTGGATCCTGACCCGCATCCTGTGGCTGTGCGGCCAGGAGCCCGGCTTCAACCAGGGCGGCAGCGTCGACAGCTACGAACGCGCCATCTACATCCACGGCGCCGGCGAGCATGTGCCGTGGGGCAGCCCCAGCTCGCTGGGCTGCGTCAGGATGAAGAACCACGATGTGATTGAACTGTTCGATGCGGTGGAAACCGGCATCGACGTATGGATAGACGAGAACTCCTGA
- the tadA gene encoding tRNA adenosine(34) deaminase TadA: MTLTSPPLPPAAIVWLAGLDIHTRQQLQARGATTVFLQLKAAGHTVTRRLLFALEAAARGIHWQQLPDDDKAELLRRLASHPPVATPPDKAGSRHFMQLARQLAEQAANEGEVPVGALVVKDGVVVGRGYNQPIGRHDPSAHAEMLALRDAAARLGNYRLDGCDLYVTLEPCPMCSGAILHARIARVVYGARDAKTGAAGSTVDLFADARLNHHAAVFGGVEAELCAEQLSAFFRRRRLVAGEN; encoded by the coding sequence GTGACGCTCACCTCCCCTCCGCTGCCCCCCGCCGCCATAGTCTGGCTGGCCGGCCTGGACATCCATACCCGCCAGCAATTGCAGGCGCGCGGCGCGACGACCGTCTTTCTGCAGTTGAAGGCGGCCGGCCATACCGTGACCCGCCGCCTGCTGTTCGCGCTGGAGGCGGCCGCCCGCGGCATCCATTGGCAACAGCTGCCGGACGACGACAAGGCCGAGCTGCTGCGCCGCCTGGCCAGCCATCCGCCGGTGGCGACACCGCCCGACAAGGCCGGCAGCCGCCATTTCATGCAGCTGGCGCGCCAATTGGCCGAGCAGGCCGCAAACGAGGGCGAAGTGCCGGTCGGGGCGCTGGTGGTCAAGGACGGCGTCGTCGTCGGCCGTGGCTACAATCAGCCGATAGGCCGTCACGACCCGTCGGCCCACGCCGAAATGCTGGCGCTGCGCGACGCCGCCGCGCGGCTGGGCAACTACCGCTTGGACGGCTGCGATCTGTACGTGACGCTGGAACCGTGCCCGATGTGCAGCGGCGCCATCCTGCACGCCCGCATCGCCCGCGTGGTCTACGGCGCGCGCGACGCCAAGACCGGCGCCGCCGGCAGCACCGTGGACCTGTTCGCCGACGCCCGGCTCAACCACCACGCCGCAGTGTTCGGCGGCGTCGAGGCCGAGCTTTGCGCCGAGCAGTTGTCGGCCTTCTTCCGCCGGCGGCGCCTGGTCGCCGGGGAGAATTGA
- a CDS encoding phage holin family protein → MSDPAQAPRPGTLRSFAGGLASLLLTRAELLALEAQDLKDEIVGNLLQGMLGVTLLGCGLIAALLALWALTPPPWRIAVMSGLALLLCGCGLALLLGLRRRLRQQPAPFSTTLDEVRKDWAALGPGGERG, encoded by the coding sequence ATGTCCGATCCCGCCCAAGCCCCCCGCCCCGGCACACTGCGCTCGTTCGCGGGCGGCTTGGCTTCATTACTGCTGACCCGGGCGGAGTTGCTGGCGCTGGAAGCCCAGGACCTGAAGGACGAGATCGTCGGCAATCTGCTGCAAGGCATGCTGGGCGTGACGCTGTTGGGCTGCGGCCTGATCGCCGCGCTGCTGGCGCTGTGGGCGCTGACGCCGCCGCCGTGGCGCATCGCCGTCATGAGCGGCCTGGCCCTGCTGTTGTGCGGCTGCGGCCTCGCGCTGTTGCTGGGCCTGCGCCGGCGGCTGCGGCAACAGCCGGCGCCGTTCTCCACCACGCTGGACGAAGTCCGCAAGGACTGGGCGGCGCTGGGGCCCGGCGGTGAGCGCGGATGA
- a CDS encoding YqjD family protein, protein MPTAASVKEKEQLLDDVRQVLNSTEELINSAVDDGTQHSKELRKRLTDKLGTAKAKLRDAEHAVVGKAKEAAKVTDQYVHDNPWKSIGIAAGVAFLLGMLVSRR, encoded by the coding sequence ATGCCCACCGCCGCTAGCGTCAAGGAAAAAGAGCAATTGCTGGATGATGTGCGCCAGGTGCTGAACAGCACCGAGGAATTGATCAACTCGGCCGTCGACGACGGCACCCAGCACAGCAAGGAGCTGCGCAAACGGCTGACCGACAAGCTGGGCACCGCCAAGGCCAAGCTGCGCGACGCCGAACACGCCGTGGTCGGCAAGGCCAAGGAAGCCGCCAAGGTCACCGACCAGTACGTCCATGACAACCCATGGAAGTCGATAGGCATCGCCGCCGGCGTCGCCTTCCTGCTCGGCATGCTGGTATCCCGCCGCTGA
- a CDS encoding MFS transporter, translating to MTDSRSTPLTRADYQTLGLAALGGALEIYDFIIFAFFATTLSKLFFPPDMPEWLRLLQTFGIFATGYLARPLGGILMAHFADRLGRKRVFSLTILMMAGPCLLIGLMPTYADIGILAPLLLLSLRILQGAAVGGEVPSAWSFVAEHAPRGRRGYALGVLQAGLTFGYLLGALTATLLARVFTPQEMLDYGWRIPFLLGGPFGLLGVWLRRWLSETPVFLAMRQRQSEQAPYPLLDVLRRHRRVLLPATVLTCVLTSAVVVLVVVTPTLLQQRFGMHADRAFALSSVGIVFLNIGCVIAGHVCDRIGQRRSLILYSLLLPVGIAALYADLIVGWGWPGLAYAFAGLCCGIVGVVPSIMVGLFPAHVRVSGISFTYNVAYSLWASATPLLLIAAMPQSPWVCVFYCALMALAGLACARAPLQTREPSLDEALYQQV from the coding sequence ATGACTGATTCCCGATCCACCCCGCTGACCCGCGCCGACTACCAGACCCTGGGTCTGGCCGCGCTGGGCGGCGCGCTGGAAATCTACGATTTCATTATCTTCGCCTTCTTCGCCACCACGCTGAGCAAGCTGTTCTTTCCGCCGGACATGCCGGAATGGCTGCGGCTGCTGCAGACTTTCGGCATCTTCGCCACCGGCTATCTGGCGCGGCCGCTGGGCGGCATCCTGATGGCCCACTTCGCCGACCGGCTCGGCCGCAAGCGGGTGTTCAGCCTGACCATACTGATGATGGCCGGCCCCTGTCTGCTGATCGGCCTGATGCCGACCTACGCCGACATCGGCATCCTGGCGCCGCTGTTGCTGCTGTCGCTGCGCATCCTTCAGGGCGCGGCGGTCGGTGGCGAAGTGCCCAGCGCCTGGTCCTTCGTCGCCGAACACGCGCCGCGCGGCCGCCGCGGCTACGCGCTGGGCGTGCTGCAGGCCGGACTGACCTTCGGCTACCTGCTTGGCGCGCTGACCGCCACGCTGCTGGCGCGCGTGTTCACGCCGCAGGAAATGCTGGACTACGGCTGGCGCATTCCCTTCCTGCTGGGCGGCCCGTTCGGCCTCCTCGGCGTCTGGCTGCGCCGCTGGCTCAGCGAGACCCCGGTGTTCCTGGCGATGCGCCAACGCCAGTCGGAGCAGGCCCCCTACCCGCTGCTGGACGTGCTGCGCCGGCACCGCCGCGTGCTGCTGCCGGCGACGGTGCTGACCTGCGTGCTGACCTCGGCCGTGGTAGTGCTGGTGGTGGTGACGCCGACGCTGCTGCAACAACGTTTCGGCATGCACGCCGACCGCGCCTTCGCGCTCAGCAGCGTCGGCATCGTCTTCCTCAACATCGGCTGCGTGATCGCCGGCCATGTCTGCGACCGCATCGGCCAGCGCCGCAGCCTGATCCTGTACAGCCTGCTGCTGCCGGTCGGCATCGCCGCGCTGTACGCCGACCTGATCGTCGGCTGGGGCTGGCCGGGGCTGGCCTACGCCTTCGCCGGCCTGTGCTGTGGCATCGTCGGCGTGGTGCCGTCCATCATGGTCGGCCTGTTCCCGGCCCATGTGCGGGTGTCCGGCATCTCGTTCACCTACAACGTCGCCTATTCGCTGTGGGCCAGCGCCACGCCCTTGCTGCTGATCGCCGCCATGCCCCAGAGCCCGTGGGTCTGCGTTTTTTACTGCGCGCTGATGGCGCTGGCGGGCCTGGCCTGCGCGCGAGCGCCGCTGCAGACGCGGGAACCTTCATTGGACGAGGCACTCTACCAACAGGTATAG